The Stratiformator vulcanicus genome has a segment encoding these proteins:
- the ispD gene encoding 2-C-methyl-D-erythritol 4-phosphate cytidylyltransferase: MPKFAVILAAAGQSSRFTSGRRKKPFVELKGRPLWVRCADVFSSVDDVTSIAITIADEDIDWFRDTFRANLGFMNVEVVSGGAERADSVQNALAQIPDDTDYVAVHDAARPLITKQWVRAVFDEAVAHGAAIPAVPIAGTVKKVDETNAIEETVPRAGLWEAQTPQVFQADLLRRAYAKRGGFQATDEAQLVERIGHPVRVVNSSPMNFKITTSDDFKMAEALINRLPTEAGGLGSLHPFSDGPGRLFD, encoded by the coding sequence ATGCCGAAATTTGCGGTAATTCTCGCGGCAGCCGGTCAAAGTTCTCGCTTCACTTCCGGACGTCGCAAAAAGCCGTTCGTGGAACTGAAAGGCCGACCGCTGTGGGTTCGCTGCGCGGACGTCTTTTCCTCGGTCGACGATGTCACTTCGATCGCGATTACCATCGCCGATGAAGACATCGATTGGTTTCGCGACACCTTTCGCGCGAATCTGGGTTTCATGAATGTAGAGGTGGTCTCCGGCGGAGCCGAGCGGGCCGATTCCGTGCAGAACGCGCTCGCTCAAATTCCCGATGACACGGACTACGTTGCCGTTCACGATGCGGCACGTCCCTTGATTACAAAGCAATGGGTGCGGGCCGTGTTCGATGAAGCGGTTGCTCACGGAGCGGCGATTCCGGCGGTGCCGATCGCTGGGACCGTCAAAAAGGTCGACGAGACGAACGCGATAGAGGAGACCGTCCCGAGGGCCGGACTTTGGGAAGCCCAGACGCCCCAGGTTTTTCAAGCCGACTTGCTCCGTCGAGCCTACGCCAAACGGGGCGGTTTTCAGGCGACTGACGAAGCACAATTGGTGGAGCGAATCGGGCATCCCGTCCGAGTGGTGAATAGCTCTCCAATGAATTTCAAAATAACGACTTCGGATGACTTCAAAATGGCCGAAGCGCTGATTAATCGCTTGCCGACCGAAGCCGGCGGTCTTGGGTCTCTCCATCCCTTCTCGGACGGCCCCGGTCGGTTGTTCGATTGA
- a CDS encoding sigma-54 interaction domain-containing protein — MTQPVFAVISPRSAFLEELRENLAEVGRTILCDDLLEAPRLLRPDPPDIVVADLVRFDRDRSPNDDFIQSLRQAVPATKLFAVVHDLCPETIARQAKQASVVLLSQNLSMTDVAQRLITAVRHSAGSSRGNSPTELTANVSVGNASGHMRPLNHRDENENRVGKVSIDQSSDQPGNTHVLAGLTRQFETLSPKLQEMLSELQIAARHDVTVLLIGETGSGKTFLSKLIHEVSPRRDEPFLTVACGALPSDLIESELFGHVKGAFTSAHADKEGKFVAAHGGTILLDEIDVLGPEQQVKLLRVIETGEFEPVGSNQTLQCAARLVVASNLDLKPLVEEGKFRPDLYYRLSMLKFQLPPLRERPADIESLARKFVEQLATRHGVAISRIERGFVEALSLYPWPGNVRELENVVRRAVIYCQDGVLAASHLPHHILSGDAGPTNDPSVRLGPNMSRPMPEVDTEPPTLEKQVAASEQEVIEQTLFRNNFSRTNSAKELGISRVTLYNKMKKYGILQNN; from the coding sequence ATGACGCAGCCGGTTTTTGCCGTAATCAGCCCACGCTCCGCGTTCCTCGAAGAACTTCGCGAAAACCTCGCGGAGGTCGGGCGGACCATTTTGTGTGATGATCTTCTCGAAGCACCTCGATTGCTCCGTCCCGATCCACCCGACATCGTGGTCGCAGACTTAGTCCGGTTTGACCGGGATCGGTCGCCCAACGACGACTTCATCCAATCATTGAGACAGGCGGTCCCAGCCACCAAGCTGTTCGCCGTTGTGCATGACCTTTGTCCCGAAACGATCGCCCGCCAGGCGAAGCAGGCGTCGGTCGTTCTGCTCTCACAAAATCTCTCGATGACAGATGTCGCCCAGAGACTGATCACCGCAGTCCGCCATTCGGCTGGTTCCAGCCGGGGAAACTCACCGACCGAATTAACGGCGAACGTCTCGGTAGGCAATGCGTCCGGACATATGCGACCCCTCAATCATCGTGATGAAAACGAAAATCGAGTCGGCAAAGTCTCGATCGATCAATCATCCGACCAGCCGGGCAACACTCACGTTCTCGCCGGGTTAACGCGGCAGTTTGAAACCCTGTCGCCGAAGCTGCAGGAAATGCTTTCCGAATTGCAGATCGCGGCGAGACACGATGTCACGGTGTTGCTGATCGGTGAAACCGGCTCGGGTAAGACGTTCCTATCAAAGCTGATTCACGAAGTCTCCCCGCGCCGCGACGAACCGTTTCTGACCGTTGCGTGCGGAGCCCTGCCGTCTGATCTGATTGAGAGTGAACTCTTCGGCCACGTCAAAGGAGCCTTCACCAGCGCCCACGCAGACAAAGAAGGCAAGTTCGTCGCCGCGCACGGCGGGACGATTCTGCTCGACGAAATTGACGTGCTCGGTCCGGAGCAACAGGTCAAACTGCTGCGGGTCATTGAGACCGGAGAATTCGAGCCGGTCGGTTCCAACCAAACGTTGCAGTGCGCGGCCCGGCTGGTTGTGGCAAGCAACCTCGATCTCAAGCCGCTCGTCGAGGAAGGCAAGTTCCGTCCCGACCTTTACTACCGGCTGAGCATGTTGAAATTTCAGCTACCGCCGCTGCGAGAGCGGCCCGCCGATATTGAATCGCTCGCGAGAAAGTTCGTCGAACAGCTCGCGACGCGGCACGGCGTCGCGATTTCCCGAATCGAGCGCGGCTTCGTTGAAGCGCTCAGTCTGTACCCTTGGCCGGGCAACGTGCGGGAATTGGAAAACGTGGTGCGGCGAGCCGTGATCTACTGTCAGGACGGAGTGCTTGCCGCATCTCACCTTCCGCACCACATTCTCAGCGGAGATGCCGGGCCCACGAATGACCCTTCAGTCCGCCTCGGCCCGAACATGTCGAGGCCGATGCCCGAAGTCGATACCGAACCGCCGACGCTTGAGAAACAGGTCGCTGCCAGCGAGCAGGAGGTCATCGAACAGACACTGTTCCGGAATAATTTCAGCCGAACCAACAGCGCCAAAGAACTCGGCATCAGCCGCGTGACGCTCTACAATAAGATGAAAAAGTACGGCATCTTGCAGAACAACTAG